In the genome of Salinirussus salinus, one region contains:
- the serB gene encoding phosphoserine phosphatase SerB, with the protein MIVAFDFDGTLSDSEMTVLLGQRCGVADEMEQITERAMNDEIAYAESLRERCALLEGLDDADAEAAFEEVRLRPGAAEVIEAFREAGVYVAILTGGFERGVEAALAREGVEVDAVVANRLPVADGALTGEVEGPLIEGTKDDALEVLRAVVGDDETVAVGDGANDLPMLEVAGLAVGFEPKPNVEPACDVVVGSMDELLALFESRGLL; encoded by the coding sequence ATGATCGTCGCCTTCGACTTCGACGGGACGCTCTCCGATTCCGAGATGACCGTGTTGCTCGGCCAGCGGTGTGGCGTCGCCGACGAGATGGAGCAGATCACGGAGCGGGCGATGAACGACGAGATCGCTTATGCCGAGAGCCTCCGGGAGCGGTGTGCGCTGCTGGAGGGGCTGGACGACGCCGACGCGGAGGCCGCCTTCGAGGAAGTCCGCCTGCGCCCCGGCGCGGCCGAGGTCATCGAGGCGTTCCGTGAGGCGGGGGTCTACGTCGCCATCCTCACCGGGGGATTCGAGCGCGGGGTCGAGGCGGCACTCGCCCGCGAGGGCGTCGAGGTGGACGCGGTCGTGGCGAACCGGCTGCCGGTCGCGGACGGCGCACTCACGGGCGAAGTCGAGGGGCCGCTGATCGAGGGGACCAAAGACGACGCCCTGGAGGTGTTGCGGGCGGTCGTCGGCGACGACGAGACGGTCGCGGTCGGCGACGGCGCCAACGACCTCCCGATGCTGGAGGTCGCGGGCCTGGCGGTGGGGTTCGAGCCCAAGCCCAACGTCGAGCCCGCCTGCGACGTGGTCGTCGGCTCGATGGACGAGCTGCTGGCGCTGTTCGAGAGCCGGGGCCTACTCTGA
- a CDS encoding ATP-dependent DNA helicase codes for MSETSGPPAGSSPSYLRFFPYDEPYDHQREAMGTIHEALEAGTDVLFEGATGTGKTLAALAPALEHARETDKTVVITTNVHQQTRQFRREASAIADATDLRAVVFRGKASMCHIDVGYQECQALRDTTRELVETERDQAELERKQRELLEESQAGDSEAGEARGAVMDELEAVEEELADFGDRATCDHYYQNLTADTDDFFAWLYDDVRTPDEIYEYAEGAGMCGYELLKEGVEGVDLVVCNYHHLLDPVIREQFFRWLGRDPEDVIAVFDEAHNVEDAAREHARRTLTETTLEEALDELTGVEDPRREAAENVLSTFRDALATAYGEALSGPESPAERTVGEDWEDLAVDNEEGRDELTLAFLRAYTGPGVEGELDRAVELGRELDERYEDAYRSGETSVRKECQTLQAARFLAAWLEEGDAAGTYPVVSVRREQGSRGGDAAGTGGDGGGPDGAGSEGGRSGGEVYGRAELYTCIPEEVTSSLFGSLHASVLMSATLRPFAVTEDVLGLESPETLAYGPQFPEGRRRTYAVDGPALFASRRDDRRVQETVTEVLEDAARMTPGNTLAFFPSYAEAARYHERVSVGTRYLDEAGTPARELRERFAGDDDGVLFTSLWGTLGEGVSFDGDDARTVVVVGVPYPHLDERMEAVQEAYDGAFEVGEDEAVGATVAGEDAGWHYAVEVPTVRKTRQALGRVVRSPEDFGVRVLLDARYTERAEVEMGEYAVRGAFPPEERAEMVDLDPGKLKFAMLNFYQDMDGYEGDPPAP; via the coding sequence GTGTCAGAGACCTCGGGGCCCCCGGCGGGCTCGTCGCCCTCCTACCTGCGCTTTTTCCCCTACGACGAGCCCTACGACCACCAGCGGGAGGCGATGGGGACCATCCACGAGGCGCTGGAGGCGGGGACGGACGTCCTCTTCGAGGGGGCGACCGGGACCGGGAAGACGCTGGCGGCGCTGGCTCCCGCCCTGGAACACGCCCGCGAGACCGACAAGACGGTCGTCATCACCACCAACGTCCACCAGCAGACCCGTCAGTTCCGCCGGGAGGCCTCGGCCATCGCCGACGCGACCGACCTCCGGGCGGTCGTCTTCCGCGGGAAGGCATCGATGTGTCACATCGACGTCGGCTACCAGGAGTGTCAGGCGCTGCGGGATACCACCCGCGAGCTGGTCGAGACCGAGCGCGACCAGGCCGAGCTCGAGCGCAAACAGCGCGAACTCCTGGAGGAGAGCCAGGCCGGGGACAGCGAGGCCGGCGAGGCCCGCGGCGCCGTGATGGACGAACTCGAGGCCGTCGAGGAGGAACTGGCGGACTTCGGCGACCGGGCGACCTGCGATCACTACTATCAAAACCTGACCGCCGACACCGACGACTTCTTCGCGTGGCTGTACGACGACGTCCGCACCCCCGACGAGATCTACGAGTACGCCGAGGGGGCGGGGATGTGCGGGTACGAACTCCTCAAGGAGGGCGTCGAGGGAGTCGACCTCGTCGTCTGCAACTACCACCACCTGCTGGACCCGGTCATCCGCGAGCAGTTCTTCCGGTGGCTGGGCCGGGACCCCGAGGACGTCATCGCGGTCTTCGACGAGGCCCACAACGTCGAGGACGCCGCCCGCGAGCACGCCCGGCGGACCCTGACCGAGACCACGCTGGAGGAGGCACTCGACGAGCTGACCGGCGTCGAGGACCCCCGCCGGGAGGCTGCCGAGAACGTCCTCTCGACGTTCCGGGACGCGCTCGCGACGGCCTACGGCGAGGCGCTCTCGGGGCCCGAGAGCCCGGCCGAGCGGACGGTCGGCGAGGACTGGGAGGACCTCGCGGTCGACAACGAGGAGGGCCGGGACGAGCTCACGCTGGCCTTCCTGCGGGCGTACACGGGGCCGGGCGTCGAGGGGGAACTCGACCGGGCGGTCGAACTCGGCCGGGAGCTCGACGAGCGCTACGAGGACGCCTACCGGTCGGGGGAGACGAGCGTCCGCAAGGAGTGTCAGACCCTCCAGGCCGCCCGGTTTCTGGCCGCGTGGCTGGAGGAGGGCGACGCCGCCGGGACGTATCCCGTGGTGAGCGTCCGGCGAGAGCAGGGCAGCAGGGGCGGAGACGCTGCCGGCACCGGCGGCGACGGCGGTGGGCCGGACGGGGCGGGAAGCGAGGGCGGCCGGAGTGGGGGGGAGGTCTACGGCCGCGCCGAACTCTACACCTGCATCCCGGAGGAGGTCACGAGTTCGCTGTTCGGGTCGCTGCACGCGAGCGTGCTGATGAGCGCGACGCTGCGGCCGTTCGCGGTGACCGAGGACGTGCTGGGGCTCGAGAGTCCCGAAACGCTGGCCTACGGCCCGCAGTTCCCCGAGGGTCGGCGGCGGACTTACGCGGTCGACGGGCCCGCCCTGTTCGCGAGCAGGCGCGACGACCGGCGCGTCCAGGAGACCGTCACGGAGGTCCTGGAGGACGCCGCCCGGATGACCCCCGGGAACACGCTCGCCTTCTTCCCCTCGTACGCGGAGGCGGCCCGCTACCACGAGCGGGTCTCCGTCGGGACCCGGTATCTCGACGAGGCGGGCACGCCCGCGCGCGAACTTCGCGAGCGCTTCGCCGGGGACGACGACGGAGTCCTCTTCACGTCGCTGTGGGGGACGCTGGGCGAGGGGGTCAGCTTCGACGGCGACGACGCCCGGACCGTCGTCGTCGTGGGCGTCCCCTACCCCCACCTCGACGAACGGATGGAGGCCGTCCAGGAGGCCTACGACGGGGCCTTCGAGGTCGGCGAGGACGAGGCGGTCGGCGCGACCGTCGCCGGCGAGGACGCCGGCTGGCACTACGCCGTCGAGGTCCCGACGGTCCGGAAGACCCGCCAGGCGCTGGGCCGGGTGGTCCGCTCGCCGGAGGACTTCGGGGTGCGGGTGCTGCTGGACGCCCGCTACACCGAGCGCGCGGAGGTGGAGATGGGCGAGTACGCCGTCCGCGGGGCCTTCCCGCCCGAGGAGCGCGCCGAAATGGTCGACCTCGACCCCGGGAAACTCAAGTTCGCGATGTTGAATTTCTACCAGGACATGGACGGCTACGAGGGGGATCCACCGGCACCATGA
- a CDS encoding HD domain-containing protein — MRAVARSYFESVSPAHDWHHVQRVEALAERLLAEHEGDADPETVRLAVLLHDIGRSREDRGVVDDHAEWGAREARRLLEKRSVDPERVDAVCHAVRVHRYSNDHEPGSPEAKLVCDADNLDALGAVGLARCFTYGGERGEVIHDPDRPPTDDDTAEGATQYNHVHKKLLDLPDRMYTDAGRRIAADRAAFLRAFVARFDREVRGER; from the coding sequence ATGCGGGCAGTCGCGCGGTCGTACTTCGAGAGCGTGAGCCCGGCGCACGACTGGCACCACGTCCAGCGCGTCGAGGCGCTCGCGGAGCGGCTGCTGGCCGAGCACGAGGGAGACGCCGACCCGGAGACGGTCCGGCTGGCGGTCCTGCTGCACGACATCGGGCGGTCCCGGGAGGACCGCGGGGTCGTCGACGACCACGCCGAGTGGGGTGCACGGGAGGCCCGGCGGCTGCTCGAGAAACGGAGTGTCGACCCGGAGCGGGTCGACGCAGTCTGTCACGCGGTCCGGGTCCACCGGTACTCGAACGACCACGAGCCCGGGAGTCCGGAGGCGAAACTGGTCTGTGACGCCGACAACCTCGACGCGCTGGGGGCGGTCGGGCTCGCCCGGTGTTTCACCTACGGCGGGGAGCGCGGCGAAGTGATCCACGACCCCGACCGGCCACCGACGGACGACGACACCGCCGAGGGGGCGACCCAGTACAACCACGTCCACAAGAAGCTGCTCGACCTGCCCGACCGGATGTATACCGACGCGGGCCGCCGGATCGCCGCGGACCGGGCGGCGTTCCTGCGGGCGTTCGTGGCGCGGTTCGACCGCGAGGTCCGCGGCGAGCGGTAG
- a CDS encoding cupin domain-containing protein, producing MSQTRTHERNGEAATVRTGRPLDGDGEPVAGPVLNLDPEGRAAALFRRSSAPLVSDPAGRSWATLLERGERPELLQWLAPDAARPPAHVHPTAETFTAVEGELTVVVEGEPTRLASGETATVEPGREHTFRNDTDGVVAFRAEVPSMLMVEGLYTAWGATHERGGDGEYGSPGALRALLVGADMHDETTMTAAPVGLQRALWATVGRVARLLGRDGVEKRYLEGSFWRRHVEQPGL from the coding sequence ATGAGTCAGACGCGGACGCACGAGCGAAACGGGGAGGCGGCCACGGTGCGGACCGGGCGGCCACTCGACGGCGACGGCGAACCGGTCGCGGGGCCAGTGCTGAACCTGGACCCCGAGGGCCGGGCTGCCGCCCTCTTCCGGCGCTCGTCGGCCCCGCTGGTCTCGGACCCCGCCGGGCGGAGCTGGGCCACCCTGCTGGAGCGTGGCGAGCGTCCGGAGCTGCTCCAGTGGCTCGCGCCCGACGCGGCCCGGCCACCCGCCCACGTCCACCCGACGGCGGAGACGTTCACCGCCGTCGAGGGGGAGCTGACCGTGGTCGTCGAGGGGGAGCCGACCCGCCTCGCTTCCGGCGAGACGGCGACGGTCGAGCCCGGCCGCGAACACACCTTCCGCAACGACACCGACGGGGTCGTCGCGTTCCGGGCCGAGGTCCCGTCGATGCTGATGGTCGAGGGGCTGTACACGGCGTGGGGAGCTACCCACGAGCGCGGCGGTGACGGGGAGTACGGCAGCCCGGGCGCGCTCCGGGCGCTGCTGGTCGGCGCGGATATGCACGACGAGACGACGATGACGGCTGCGCCGGTCGGGCTCCAGCGGGCGCTGTGGGCGACGGTCGGACGCGTCGCGCGCCTGCTCGGGCGGGACGGCGTCGAGAAACGGTATCTGGAAGGGTCGTTCTGGCGGCGCCACGTCGAGCAGCCCGGGCTGTAG
- a CDS encoding ABC transporter permease, which translates to MTVGGVVAKRVGLGLVAVWGVLTTVFALFTLTGDWVLQEEVGLARWSGASETSVETLRQEYLASRGLDRPLLDQYLDWLGNMVTLDWGPSFATGEPAFSLVVDAATRTAMYVLPAVALAVVAGLLIGLYAALRPEGRLASTGMGTAYLVFALPNFWVGGIVLSLALDGVVGESALVFEHLLPVLLTTTALLGGYASYTRAYGREYATAEFVDLVRAKGASERRVAVHVLRNAAIPVVSMLFTEVLTLLVLAVFVIEALFGIEGLGLVLVRAIESRDLPVVLGGTVVIIGVGVVGSVVQDLSYRALDPRVDTGSR; encoded by the coding sequence GTGACCGTCGGGGGCGTGGTCGCGAAGCGGGTCGGTCTGGGACTGGTGGCCGTCTGGGGCGTGCTGACGACGGTGTTCGCCCTCTTCACGCTGACGGGCGACTGGGTGTTACAGGAAGAGGTCGGGCTGGCCAGGTGGAGTGGCGCCTCGGAGACGTCGGTCGAGACCCTCCGCCAGGAGTATCTGGCCTCCCGCGGGCTGGACCGCCCGCTGCTTGACCAGTATCTCGACTGGCTCGGCAACATGGTGACGCTGGACTGGGGACCGTCGTTTGCCACCGGCGAGCCCGCGTTCTCGCTCGTGGTCGACGCCGCGACCCGGACCGCGATGTACGTTCTCCCGGCGGTCGCGCTGGCGGTCGTGGCCGGCCTGCTCATCGGGCTTTACGCCGCGTTGCGCCCCGAGGGCCGGCTGGCGAGCACGGGGATGGGGACGGCCTACCTCGTCTTCGCGCTGCCGAACTTCTGGGTCGGGGGGATCGTCCTCTCGCTGGCGCTCGACGGCGTCGTCGGGGAGTCGGCGCTGGTCTTCGAGCACCTCCTGCCGGTGCTGCTGACGACGACGGCGCTGCTGGGCGGGTACGCGAGTTACACGCGGGCCTACGGCCGGGAGTACGCGACCGCGGAGTTCGTCGACCTGGTGCGCGCGAAGGGCGCGAGCGAGCGCCGGGTCGCGGTCCACGTGCTCCGCAACGCCGCCATCCCCGTGGTGTCGATGCTCTTCACCGAGGTGCTCACGCTGCTCGTGCTCGCGGTCTTCGTCATCGAGGCCCTGTTCGGCATCGAGGGGCTCGGGCTCGTGCTCGTCAGGGCCATCGAGAGCCGTGACCTCCCGGTCGTGCTCGGCGGAACGGTCGTCATCATCGGCGTCGGGGTCGTCGGAAGCGTCGTCCAGGACCTCTCCTACCGGGCGCTGGACCCGCGGGTCGACACCGGCTCGCGGTGA
- a CDS encoding helix-turn-helix domain-containing protein, whose product MKQLRVTASVDPDRAPAFFDLLANSPGITETRLLDWNTAADRDTVLYAIRGDATPFTEAAPEAPAVASVETATAGPEWTHALVEVRTAETETFDAVRRARSRPGLVVRKPIVYREGAMHFRVVGDPAPLQAALEAAPGGVDVEVESVGRFRGAPDAPVAALSDRQREAVEAALAAGYYDQPRGATHEDVADRLGCAPATASDHLQKAEAKLVRAALDDLRPR is encoded by the coding sequence GTGAAACAGCTCCGGGTGACCGCCAGCGTCGACCCCGACCGGGCGCCGGCGTTTTTCGACCTGCTGGCGAACTCGCCCGGGATCACGGAGACCCGGCTGCTGGACTGGAACACCGCTGCCGACCGGGACACCGTCCTCTACGCCATCCGTGGCGACGCGACGCCGTTCACCGAGGCGGCCCCCGAGGCGCCCGCTGTCGCGTCCGTCGAGACCGCCACAGCGGGGCCCGAGTGGACCCACGCGCTCGTGGAGGTCCGAACCGCCGAGACCGAGACCTTCGACGCCGTCCGCCGGGCCCGGAGCCGGCCGGGGTTGGTCGTCCGCAAGCCCATCGTCTACCGCGAGGGGGCCATGCACTTCCGGGTGGTCGGCGACCCGGCGCCGCTGCAGGCGGCACTCGAGGCGGCTCCCGGAGGAGTCGACGTCGAGGTGGAGTCAGTCGGCCGGTTCCGCGGAGCGCCGGACGCCCCCGTGGCGGCCCTGAGCGACCGCCAGCGCGAGGCCGTCGAGGCGGCGCTGGCGGCCGGCTACTACGACCAGCCACGCGGCGCGACTCACGAGGACGTGGCAGACCGGCTGGGATGTGCGCCGGCGACGGCCAGCGACCACCTCCAGAAAGCCGAGGCCAAACTCGTCCGCGCGGCTCTCGACGACCTGCGGCCGCGCTAG
- a CDS encoding ABC transporter permease, with product MPSPSADPPEFKQVPWDEVEPPRRLLTAERAVLVAGLAAVAALLAYDLTVEPPTLAAGWDVSQIEWGVLVSAVVLLAYGLVPVLRRRAGLRRVLGRLRSRPAALAAAAFLTLFALVALLGPVVLSRPRLQFQHAFHPPVGFSTGVDVYQCVGETTGSVFEQRCHGTMEFPLGTNRRGHPVGHLLVNGARTALNVLLVTAALVVPVAVLTGLVAGTRGGLVDDLLMAYVDVQISVPAVMVYFIGFVYLGPSLLLLVVAFGLFSWGGIARLVRSEVLQRRESGYVTVAESLGASRSYIARRHVLPNVTSTVVPAVFQLLALLVLVEAGVAFLGFHDIQVYSWGATISEGLNAVVAGQVQNRAQVPAYRIWWVSTFPALALAATMLSLKLLGDALRDALDPRGGEE from the coding sequence ATGCCCTCCCCGTCCGCCGACCCTCCGGAGTTCAAGCAGGTCCCGTGGGACGAGGTCGAGCCGCCCCGCCGGCTGCTCACCGCCGAGCGGGCCGTCCTCGTCGCCGGCCTGGCCGCCGTCGCGGCACTGCTCGCGTACGACCTGACCGTCGAACCGCCGACGCTCGCCGCCGGCTGGGACGTCTCGCAGATCGAGTGGGGCGTCCTGGTCTCGGCGGTCGTCCTGCTCGCCTACGGGCTGGTCCCGGTGTTGCGCCGGCGGGCCGGGCTCCGGCGGGTGCTCGGCCGGCTCCGCTCGCGGCCGGCCGCCCTCGCCGCCGCGGCCTTCCTGACCCTCTTCGCGCTCGTCGCGCTTCTCGGACCGGTCGTCCTCTCCCGCCCCCGGCTCCAGTTCCAGCATGCCTTCCACCCGCCGGTGGGCTTCTCGACGGGGGTCGACGTCTACCAGTGTGTCGGCGAGACGACCGGCTCGGTGTTCGAACAGCGGTGTCACGGCACGATGGAGTTTCCGCTTGGAACCAACCGCCGGGGCCACCCGGTGGGTCACCTGCTCGTCAACGGCGCCCGGACCGCCCTGAACGTGCTCCTGGTGACGGCGGCGCTGGTCGTCCCCGTGGCCGTGCTCACCGGTCTCGTCGCCGGCACCCGCGGCGGCCTCGTCGACGACCTCCTGATGGCCTACGTCGACGTCCAGATCTCTGTCCCTGCGGTCATGGTCTACTTCATCGGCTTCGTCTACCTGGGCCCCTCGCTGCTGTTGCTCGTGGTCGCCTTCGGCCTCTTCAGCTGGGGCGGGATCGCCCGGCTGGTCCGCAGCGAGGTGCTCCAGCGCCGCGAGAGCGGCTACGTCACCGTCGCCGAGAGCCTGGGGGCCTCCCGCTCCTACATCGCCCGCAGACACGTCCTCCCGAACGTCACCAGCACGGTCGTCCCGGCGGTGTTCCAGCTGCTCGCCCTGCTGGTGCTGGTCGAGGCCGGCGTGGCCTTTCTGGGCTTTCACGACATCCAGGTCTACTCCTGGGGCGCGACGATAAGCGAGGGGCTCAACGCCGTGGTGGCCGGCCAGGTCCAGAACCGGGCGCAGGTGCCCGCCTACCGGATCTGGTGGGTGTCGACGTTCCCGGCGCTGGCGCTGGCGGCGACGATGCTCTCGCTGAAGCTGCTCGGCGACGCCCTCCGGGACGCGCTGGACCCGCGGGGTGGTGAGGAATGA